In Vicia villosa cultivar HV-30 ecotype Madison, WI unplaced genomic scaffold, Vvil1.0 ctg.000780F_1_1, whole genome shotgun sequence, the DNA window TTAAAGGATTGTGGTGCCATTTCATCTCTGAGAAATAGGGTTGGTTTTCTTAATAACGATCACTTGCTTTAGTCAAGAGTTATAGTAAAGATTTATGTAGTAATGCCATCACAGTGTGCAGTATAAATCTAGCATCTTTTTTGAATTGATGCTACACAATTGTAACTAGGTTGGTGTCTTTTTTCTTTATGTCTAGCTAGACCTTCATATATCTATCATGGAGGACTTTAATCTATAAAGACATGTGGTAAATTTCTTTCTGTTTGGGAACTATCTACAAAGGGTGAGATAACTAAGTACTAAGTACTACCAATGGCAGTAGATATTGGTTTACTTTTTAGAAAGCACTAGAGAACAATTAACAatgaaaacaaaaagataaaagaaaacaaTAACTCTCTTTGGTTAGGCATAAATGGTTTGATTTGGTATATCATTTGTTTTGCAACGAATTCAAATACTTTATTTTATTCCCTATGGCTCATCATATATACTTTAGTTTTTGAGATCTCAATCTGATCTCTATttgaaaattatataatatttagaaGGATGGAGTTCACAAACAATGGATAAGTAATGAAAGGAGTGGCAATTATTGAGGAGGAAATCTCTCTAGCAGTTACATTGCCCTTAGAAAATGTATCAGGCTACAAGATAAACTGAAAAATAAACTGATGAATCTTTTATCCATTCTCATGTGAactcatcattaaaaaaaaaaactcacattAGGTTTGGGGATGATCAGGTTCTAACACTCTAGTTATTCTTAAGTCAAACAAATAGAGAAACTCAAATTTGATATTCTTAAAGCAACAATTACAAGTGATTCATCTCAATTTGTGTGTGCCTTTAAAACTTAAACAGCATAAACTGTATGAAGCAGGTTAGCAGAAGGTCACTAGCTTAACAACAAAATGAAAGTATATTTGTCAAAAATATACACAATGCATCAATAATCCTAAAATGATTATTAATATCAGTCACCTAAGATTCGCACACCATCTTAAATAGTGAATTAACAAAACGTTGTTCTCAAATAGCAGTGTTATAACCGTAGCGGAATTTTAACAAACAGCTTCAAGGCAGTACAAAAGGATATGAAAATCATACAATCTTAATTCTTAAATGATCAACTAGAAAAGCATAATTTAGAAACCAGTTCAAttcaaaaacaatataaaattcacTCACTATGGCAATTTCCCAGATCGAAAAATTGCGAATTTGGAAGCCACTGAGTATGAATAATCAATTTTATTCTCCTTCAAGAACTCCTCCAGAATGCGTTTAGCTTCTTCAGGATCAACACTCTCACACTCAATCTCATACAAAGTTCCAAAATCAAAATCAGTCTCATCCACTTCCAATTTCAAACCTTTCCAATCATAAACATTCCTCACATTCCTAAAACCCCCCAACCCTAAAAACCCATTTTCACCCACCACCCCAAATTCATCCTTCACCCTTTTCAAAATCCTCGACTCCAACAAACCCAGCTTCCCCGGTTCAGCAACACAATCCCGACCAACCTTCGGATCCAAATCCTCTTCGTCTTCCTCAACGCGACTCACACCGTCGACAAGAACCGCCTTTGCTTTCAGCGAAACAACGCACCGTTCGTCGTCACCGTAGAATCGGAGACGAAGAACGGCGCGGCGAGAAGAGAGTTCAGATGCGGCACCGTCGAAGAAGAGGTTGTGTTGGCGATGGGTTATGACGTGGAAGGGAGAGAGCAAGGTGGTGACGCGGCGATGAGTTTCAGCGTTTGCGAGACGAAGCTTCACTTCGACTTCCATTTCGGAAGGGGTGAGAGAGAGGGAGC includes these proteins:
- the LOC131631150 gene encoding triphosphate tunnel metalloenzyme 3-like — protein: MEVEVKLRLANAETHRRVTTLLSPFHVITHRQHNLFFDGAASELSSRRAVLRLRFYGDDERCVVSLKAKAVLVDGVSRVEEDEEDLDPKVGRDCVAEPGKLGLLESRILKRVKDEFGVVGENGFLGLGGFRNVRNVYDWKGLKLEVDETDFDFGTLYEIECESVDPEEAKRILEEFLKENKIDYSYSVASKFAIFRSGKLP